tttttctttttgtttttgttttgttttgttttgttttgttttgttttgttttgttttgttttttaaactagATTCACGTTACATTTTTCAGCGGGCTTGTTGGCGCCCAGGGTAATTTTTAAGTGCACTGCTGGAGGAGCCCTGACCTTCCTGcaggcccagccctgcccaagcCCTGCCCGCGGTCTAAGTCAGCCAGTAGCTCCTGCTAATTAAAGTTAGTCATTGGCACTTGCAGCCACCATCTACTGATTTCACCTCTGATAGGCAAAAAGATTCACCTTTCAGGACAAGGTCAGAAAGGCTAGAGGCTCTGGTTCACTACAGGGTCGACTTGCCAATAGCACTTAGCTTAGCCCTGCAGTTCAACCTTTTCCAAATTTGACCTGTCACATTTGGGAGCCAGATTTCTGCCCGAAGTAGCCTGGTGGCCGCTGCACAGCCCTCTGACAGCtaacaccagcacagccctgctgcagtgctccagcacGGACAGGCAAGGGGGACTGGCCAGGGCAAGGCCATCTCCAGCACTGAAGCACAATGATGATAGAATTTCAGGAGACTGGAGAGCTCCCCAAAGCCTTTCCAAAGGGACACTGTCTTCATGCCATGTTTTGGCCCTCACAGGTCAAGCTGGTTCttcacacagagcacacaacaCCACCAGGCATGGATGCTCTGGTGGGACAAGGAGGATTATTTTCCCGTTGCATTCACACAGAATGCATGACAGTGGGGAATAAAAGTGAAGGTGAAAGAAATGCATAAACACGTGGGTCAAGGACCTGGgtccagctctgttctcagTACACAAGCAACAGGACtcacttcattttattttacatggGAGAGAAATACCCTGTGGGGGTACTCAAAAGCCATCTCAAAGGGTGTCCTCACACCCATGTTCAGCCTTGGGAACCACCTCCTGGATGGACacatggagctgctgtcctgacactttccctggcagagctgggctgacaGAGGTGACAGTCAGTCTGGCCGGACAGCCAGCTACCACAGGGCCTGTGTCACCTTGCAAATGTCCCCTCTGCAATGTGAACAGCATCATCAGGAACAAGGGACTTCCTACCATAAACCAGACATATTCAGAAATGTCTGTATTCTAAACATTTGCTACCCAAAGCCCCCTCCCCTGCTTCAGTCCAATCCCAtgggcaggctgtggctgggggGATCTCAGAGGGGGCTTCATGGCAGACCctaagcagcagcacagtgctcaAGCACAACTTGCACAGCTACTACTACTGGGTGAGAGTTGTCCTCTTTGTGCCAGCTCTAATGGGAAGTGCATGAATgagattaaatatttacaataaAAACCACTTTACACCCAATTATTCTAGCAAGAGTTGATGCTGTGGATTGGGCAACTCTGGcttgtgttttcctgcagagcccccCCCACCTTCCCTCTCTTCTCATCTAAAAAGCTACAGTGTGCAGGATGCTTGTCCTGCCTCTCCTATAACACATCTACAGGAGATAACCCTGGGAGTCTTAGCTGTGGGTCTGGGAGTTTTGTTCCCCACCCCTGGTAGCTGGTGATGTGGCAGGGGCTGACTGAGCCCCCATGGCATATGCACCCTGCCAGCAGCTTCAGCAGGTTTTGCCCCAGTGCTCAGGAGTAGGACTCTGCAGGACACCCTACTGCAGCACCCTGCCCACCTGTACCCTAGGGGAGGAAAAATAGAAAGACCTTTGTTTGGCAGTGACTCTGTAGAACAcgcagcctggggcagcagagacctgctcctggcagctgcgGAGCATTGGCtccagggctgaggggagcagtgTACCCCTGGCTCAGGCCTCGTGGCCTTGGCTGGGCTGCAAGGCGTGGAAGTAGAGCTGCAGCCCGTCATCGACAGGGTGCACGATGGGCACGGTCTGCATGCTGGGGTAGCCAGGGGTGGCCAGCTCCCAGCGGGCCGTGCTGACCAGCTCAATGGCCAGCACCTTGAGGATGGCCTGTGCCAGCTCCTTGCCGATGCAGCTCCGTGCCCCTCCCCCGAAGGGGATGTAGTGGAAGCGCCCTGCAGCCTCCGGCCGGCCCGCAGCAAAGCGCTCTGGGTCAAAGCTGCCGGGGGGGCTCTGGTACACAGCAGCTGTCTCGTGGGTGTCACGGATGCTGTACATGACGCTCCAGCCCTTGGGGATCTGGTAGccctggagagggagagaagagggaggagaGACTGTTACATACCTGTGCTACTGCAGGGTGAGCAGagtgcctggggacagccccatTGCACTGCCCACCTGCTCTACAGTTCCTTTTTCCCCCAGCCCAACTGGGGCCCACAGAGGTGGCTGGGTGACATTTCCCCTTGAGCTACACTGCCAAGCATCAGCACTGTGTTGGACACAGGGTGCTTGCACACAACAGTAGGCAGCTGCCTTTAGCAGCCTGCCAGAGTGGGAGGCACTTACATCGAGCTCAAAAGTCTGCAGTGCCGTCCTGTAGCCTCCGGAGACTGGGGGCAGTACCCGCAGCACCTCCTTGATCacacagtccaggtagtgcaGGCGGctcagcttctccaggctgatgTCCGAGGCGCAGTGACAGCTTTGCCCTGgtggagccaggagctgggggccagagcagggcttgCCCTGGGGGACAGTGGGCTCCAGCAGGGCACTGGGCTGGAGGGAATCTTCCTCCACTGGGGCCAGGGGCTGGCTCTGGTCCTTGTGAATGTCTTTGGCCATGGAGGAGGAAAGTGgtttctctctgtccctgctctggatgGTCAAGGTGTCCAggcaggatcctgcagggcagcactgacTCTGCTGGTACAACTCATGGGACATCAGCTCCTGCCTTATTTTTTCAATCACTGAGGGGTGCTTCAATAGCAGGAGGATCAGAGAGGTGCTAGCGCTAGCCGTGgtgaaaaaagcagcaaatatgAGTTCAATTGCTGATTCCTGGGAGAGAATGAAAATGACAAGTTTGAATAATCTTTTGAAATTATTGTGTCTCAGACTGTTCTCACCTTTTGCAGGTTTTGCCCTGTGCAGAGGGCCCTGGCCCCCACTCTGCTCTCCCCAAACCTGCACCCATCCTGGGTTGGCAGGGACCAAAGCATTTCTGTATGAACTGGACATCCACTTGCCAAGTGACTGATGAAGAACCACAGCTGGGATGAGTACACATTACCTCCAGTCCAGCTCTTCTGAGGTTTCCTCATAAGATTTACCAATTTTAAGGCAGCACTTTGGCATGAATTATAGCACATTGAATGAAGTCTATTTCAAGTATTATGCTTATCTTCATCTGCCAATTCCCCTTTGCACTCAGCTTTTACTTTTCTGCCCAGGTGGTGGATATGGGCAGTGGTTTATGCATAAATTCTAGATGAGCTGGCAGCTAAAATGGGTTGGATTTGATCCATCTCCAGTTATGATTGATCATATCTGAGAGGGGACACAAGGCAAGAGTCAAAAGCATAAACGCCCCCCTGCTAGAGCAGGCCAGCCTGAGAAGTGCTGTagccagcagggagcacacaCCAGGCAAAGGACTTGCTTGCTTTTCAAGCTGTACAGTCTGAAGCACAGCAGAGATCCCAATAGCTCCACAGCCATAGTAAGTTATGAAGTTAACCAGCTCACATACATGGACCACAGCACAGTCAAATCTAATATGTGCCTTGTCCAAGGTCAGGGGTCCCCCCGCAGCCTCCCAGGCTTGGTGGGACTGTCTGCAGGGTCTGTATGGAACAGCACATGCCAGGTTGCTGGGGGCTGTTTGCAGCACCCTCTGATCAACTTCTACCAATGGTTTTCCAAAAGTTAAGAGTTGCCCAGAGGTAGTTCATTACATGAATGTAATGCTCATGCAAATGTAATGCTCATCTGAAGGTGCCAGTGGCTCCatagcacagggctgggagtaCTGAGGCCAGAGACAAAAGCCAAGGAAAGCCGAAGAGGGGAGTACCAGGAGCTGCCCCCTTGGAGGCCTGGGACCTGACTGGTATTACAGAGCTCTAATTGTTCCAGCCCAGGGGTAAAGAGGAGCAAAATcctccagggacacagagcactTTCCTTTCACATGACTGTGTCTGGACTTTACATTGTTCTGACACAGCCAGTTCTAGAGAGGTGAAGCCACACAGAAAACACTTGAAGACTGAAGGTAGTTGGATTCAAGTCTGAAAAAGCTAAGGATAATGTAACAAAGATGATTCTTTGCTACCATCCTTAGTGCCATATATTGGCAGGACTAGATGCTTTTGCCAAAGAGCAGGTCTCAAGGGCAtctttcagctgaaataaaacccCTGGAACAACAGATCCCTGTCAACCCCTATCACACCTCCTGCAGGCATTAGCAGGAATTTTTACATTCACAAGGTAGCAGACCCAGATGAAAAGAAACCTCTCAGTTCCACCCCATGCAATTAAAGACATTTGCAATGAAGACATTTCAATAGCATGCAAGGAATTTAGGGCAAGCTCTTAGGTTTGAAATAACAGCCCTTATACTCTTTGCATCAACCTctgacagtgctgctgcagaagttgggtcacagctgctgtcacaACTTTCCCTCCCTGCTTCTACAAGGCCAACAGAACCAGTGGCTGGAAGGCAGGATATTCCCAAGCTTCCTCACCAGtactgtccctgtcctgggaggCAGAACAGCCAGCATTACATCCAGCCAGTGACAGCATTATTATGcaggatgggttttttttaaatcttctcaaggtttaaaatattttaaaacagtattGTTGGCAaaacaatataattttaatgACCTTTACATTTCAAGGTACCTGGTGAGTTCATGGCAGCAGTGAGAGCAAATCACCGTGTATTTAGGAAAATTTCTGGGAAAACTGTCTTTCCAGATCATTTgaacaaaaaaagcagattaatGACTAGTTTGTGCCAGTGTCTGAAGGGTCTCTCAAAGATATATCCACAACTGAAACAGCTTTGGACTTTTTATCCAATTACACCATTTCATTAAATGAGACCTCTACTACTGTTTTATTAGGGTGAAGAATACTGCCATAATTGTAAGCATAGGAAGTTCAGTTTGCAAGTAATTTtgttaaatacagaaattttctAACCATTAAGGTACAGAACAACATATGAATATATTATAATTTGAATCAACTGGCCCAAGATCGCTTCCATGTCACTCAGTGTATGTTACATACTTAATATCTCCTTATTCCATTTGTGGTTAGAGCCAGGGACATGATGAGAGATTGTAAAATTATTCTTGTATAATATTTATATGAATATTAACAGAGATTAATTAatcaatcacatttttaatctgtcaattatttttaaaaaattcattataataaaaaatttagaacaaataatataaataattataataaaaattattttggaatataTGCTGGTTCTAATTATATCTAATAGTTGCTCAaagtttttcaaatattttggcTTTAGAGATtgcatttttacaaaatatttacaaaacatTAGTCTTTGGACAGTTATCCTGAAATACTTAAATAAACAGTAAAACTACCTTTAAACTATATCCAAATACTTTAAAACCATATCCAGCTGCTGTACCCATGCAAAACTGCTTCAAAACTTGTCATACAAATGCAATGTCATGTATCACTGATACCAAGTGACCTGGAACTATGAATAATCCAGTACTAAtggcaatttttttccaaagatcTTTGGCAAAATACTCATCACATTCACTTGGTGATTTTAGATCAGTAAGGACTACAGGGTTCATCCCTATGTCACAGTCATACATCATATTTCACCATAGCAATCCACAAGCTACATAATTTGATGAATGAGGAGGTAATAGGGAATGACCTGGAATCCATCATTCCATCCCTGGACCCATTCTGATTTATCACTTCAGAAatttctgtgctcagagccctgaggagTCCAGTGATGTGATctgcaccctgccctgggctgggtgctgggctgtgtttgagAAGCACACAAATAGCTCTGAATATTTCCAAGACAGTGTCCTGGAGGTTAGTGAGTGCACAGACATGCAGAGCCTTAACACAGCCA
The DNA window shown above is from Oenanthe melanoleuca isolate GR-GAL-2019-014 chromosome 6, OMel1.0, whole genome shotgun sequence and carries:
- the LOC130254828 gene encoding cytochrome P450 26C1, translating into MPAGLSWPEAAALGLLAPALLVTLCRHLWALRWSLSRDRASALPLPKGSMGWPFFGETLHWLLQGSRFHSSRRERYGNVFKTHLLGRPVVRVTGAENIRKILLGEHTLVSTQWPQSTHIILGSHTLLSSTGELHRQRRKILARVFSRAALESYLPRIQKVVSWELRGWCMEPGSIAVYSSAKTLTFRIAARILLGLRLEEKQFKDLAKTFEQLVENLFSLPLNIPFSGLRKGIKARDMLHKFMEKAIQEKLQRNNPEDHSDALDFIMNSAKEHGKEFSMQELKESAIELIFAAFFTTASASTSLILLLLKHPSVIEKIRQELMSHELYQQSQCCPAGSCLDTLTIQSRDREKPLSSSMAKDIHKDQSQPLAPVEEDSLQPSALLEPTVPQGKPCSGPQLLAPPGQSCHCASDISLEKLSRLHYLDCVIKEVLRVLPPVSGGYRTALQTFELDGYQIPKGWSVMYSIRDTHETAAVYQSPPGSFDPERFAAGRPEAAGRFHYIPFGGGARSCIGKELAQAILKVLAIELVSTARWELATPGYPSMQTVPIVHPVDDGLQLYFHALQPSQGHEA